In a single window of the Notamacropus eugenii isolate mMacEug1 chromosome 4, mMacEug1.pri_v2, whole genome shotgun sequence genome:
- the DUSP18 gene encoding dual specificity protein phosphatase 18, with the protein MNTSLNTIPILFRQPAVCGLSQITSSLYLGNGLAANNKVILSSNQITTVINVSVEVVNTFYADIQYVQVPVADTPLSRLYDFFDPIADKIHTVEMQQGRTLLHCAAGVSRSAALCLAYLMKYHSMSLLDAHTWTKSCRPIIRPNNGFWEQLIHYEFKLYGKNTVRMVNSPFGVIPDVYEKEVRVMIPL; encoded by the coding sequence ATGAATACATCTTTGAACACTATCCCCATTCTCTTCAGGCAGCCAGCAGTCTGCGGCCTGTCCCAGATTACCAGCAGCCTGTACCTTGGCAATGGCTTGGCCGCTAACAACAAAGTTATACTGTCCAGCAACCAAATCACCACCGTCATTAACGTGTCCGTGGAGGTGGTGAATACCTTCTACGCTGACATTCAGTACGTCCAAGTGCCTGTGGCCGACACCCCGCTCTCCCGCCTGTACGATTTCTTTGACCCGATCGCCGACAAGATCCACACGGTGGAAATGCAGCAGGGCCGTACGCTGTTGCACTGCGCGGCCGGAGTCAGCAGGTCGGCAGCCCTCTGCCTGGCCTACCTCATGAAGTACCATTCGATGTCCCTGCTGGACGCTCACACCTGGACCAAGTCTTGCCGACCCATCATCCGGCCCAACAACGGTTTCTGGGAACAGCTCATTCACTACGAATTCAAACTCTATGGCAAGAACACAGTCCGAATGGTGAACTCTCCCTTTGGCGTGATCCCAGATGTTTATGAGAAGGAGGTCAGAGTGATGATCCCACTGTGA